The Stieleria sp. JC731 genome has a segment encoding these proteins:
- a CDS encoding sulfotransferase family protein, whose protein sequence is MAKFPFFVLGTQRSGTTLLYKILSASGEVFCWNEMFSVHEALFGSQQGGVDAFARQLSKRLRFADVQAGESRTDVFRRSMVRAAGDAGFSRWCLKDPRITYYLPQYAEAFPDAKFVVIVRDGRAVCRSYLDTSTFAVGRPSNAVAAGIKWRDEVKRQQQFLGQYPDRTLVVRYEDLITGFEAEVRRLADFLELDELDRMLRYYDQPSETAIHAGNKNVLTPPDPNRIHDWNSKLSEKQIRTIESISEEMLTQFQYELLYEPRQVSRLYSRIACLSDRIVQEIRWQKYKRSR, encoded by the coding sequence ATGGCGAAATTTCCATTTTTCGTGTTAGGGACCCAGCGGTCGGGGACCACCCTCCTGTACAAGATCCTTTCGGCATCAGGGGAGGTTTTTTGCTGGAATGAGATGTTCTCCGTCCACGAAGCCTTGTTTGGGAGTCAGCAAGGAGGTGTCGATGCCTTCGCTAGGCAGCTTTCGAAGCGTTTGAGGTTTGCGGATGTTCAGGCGGGTGAAAGTCGGACCGACGTGTTTCGTCGGTCGATGGTGCGAGCCGCAGGGGACGCGGGATTCTCACGGTGGTGCTTAAAAGATCCTCGTATCACTTACTATCTGCCACAGTATGCCGAGGCGTTTCCCGATGCGAAGTTTGTCGTTATCGTCCGCGATGGGAGGGCTGTCTGTCGGAGTTACTTAGATACCAGTACTTTTGCAGTCGGGCGTCCTTCGAATGCCGTTGCGGCTGGGATCAAATGGCGAGACGAGGTCAAGCGACAGCAGCAGTTCCTGGGTCAGTATCCGGATCGCACTCTTGTGGTGCGCTACGAAGATTTGATCACTGGGTTTGAAGCCGAGGTGCGGCGTCTGGCTGACTTTCTTGAGCTAGACGAGCTGGATCGAATGCTTCGGTACTACGATCAGCCCTCTGAGACCGCTATTCATGCGGGGAATAAAAACGTGCTAACGCCTCCGGATCCAAACCGGATCCATGACTGGAATTCAAAGCTGAGCGAAAAGCAGATCCGGACAATCGAATCGATTTCTGAAGAAATGTTGACGCAGTTTCAATATGAGCTGCTTTACGAGCCGCGTCAGGTAAGTCGTCTGTATTCCCGCATCGCGTGTCTATCCGATCGCATCGTTCAGGAAATACGCTGGCAAAAGTACAAGCGAAGCCGGTGA